Proteins encoded by one window of Mustela erminea isolate mMusErm1 chromosome 7, mMusErm1.Pri, whole genome shotgun sequence:
- the PFDN4 gene encoding prefoldin subunit 4 isoform X2, translated as MAATMKKAAAEDVNVTFEDQQKINKFARNTSRITELKEEIEVKKKQLQNLEDACEDIMLADDDCLMIPYQIGDVFISHSQEETQEMLEEAKEGTSDVPCISRGQRCSESQTRPLLAFPLRVVPGTSRL; from the exons ATGGCGGCCACCATGAAGAAGGCG gCTGCAGAAGATGTCAACGTTACTTTTGAAGATcaacaaaagataaacaaatttgCACGGAACACGAGTAGAATCACAGAGCTGAAGGAGGAAATAGAAGTTAAAAAG aaACAACTCCAGAATTTGGAAGATGCTTGTGAGGACATCATGCTTGCAGATGATGATTGTTTAATGATACCGTATCAAATTGGTGATGTTTTCATTAGCCATTCTCAAGAAGAAACACAGGAAATGTTAGAAGAAGCAAAG GAAGGAACTTCTGACGTTCCCTGCATTTCACGTGGGCAGCGCTGCTCTGAGTCCCAGACGAGGCCCTTGTTAGCATTCCCTCTCAGAGTAGTTCCAGGGACCTCCCGGTTGTGA
- the PFDN4 gene encoding prefoldin subunit 4 isoform X1 yields MAATMKKAAAEDVNVTFEDQQKINKFARNTSRITELKEEIEVKKKQLQNLEDACEDIMLADDDCLMIPYQIGDVFISHSQEETQEMLEEAKKNLQEEIDALEARVESIQRVLADLKVQLYAKFGSNINLEADDIAVWRWRKHFRKTPSGAPGWLSG; encoded by the exons ATGGCGGCCACCATGAAGAAGGCG gCTGCAGAAGATGTCAACGTTACTTTTGAAGATcaacaaaagataaacaaatttgCACGGAACACGAGTAGAATCACAGAGCTGAAGGAGGAAATAGAAGTTAAAAAG aaACAACTCCAGAATTTGGAAGATGCTTGTGAGGACATCATGCTTGCAGATGATGATTGTTTAATGATACCGTATCAAATTGGTGATGTTTTCATTAGCCATTCTCAAGAAGAAACACAGGAAATGTTAGAAGAAGCAAAG aaaaattTGCAAGAAGAAATCGACGCCTTAGAAGCCAGAGTGGAATCAATTCAGCGAGTGTTAGCGGATCTGAAAGTTCAGTTATATGCAAAATTTGGGAGCAACATAAACCTCGAAGCTGATGAca TTGCTGTTTGGAGGTGGCGAAAGCACTTTAGAAAGACCCCatccggggctcctgggtggctcagtggttaa